A section of the Paenibacillus aurantius genome encodes:
- a CDS encoding Gmad2 immunoglobulin-like domain-containing protein, whose amino-acid sequence MRRHRKILFPALLSLILLSACGQKPASSGPSAPPDSGPPSTGTSPSPSPSASPSASPSPTPVKEIQAIDKGTLLKKEGSRWLITEYRSGKDSPSVEAIWFTVTDKTALQDSKGKSLTADKLPVGSRVSAWTGGAIAESYPGQAGAARIVLQEETGQGSEGRISRSEAVQAALKAQAAGSAISAVKSASLDEAKGVWTVELVTHDAPAKPAAVRIDAATGKPVRTPVAENEAFRVFSPAPGSTPASTFTVEGEARVFEAVFHWTLEDGHNVLAEGNVTADGGAPAWGPFHFDVTYKQASQENMMLVLYWESAKDGKPANQLVIPLKAAEGRIRHIGE is encoded by the coding sequence ATGAGAAGACATCGTAAGATCCTGTTCCCCGCCCTGCTTAGCCTGATCCTGTTGTCCGCCTGCGGCCAGAAGCCTGCTTCGAGTGGTCCTTCGGCACCGCCGGATTCCGGGCCGCCGTCAACCGGGACCTCCCCGTCCCCCAGTCCGTCGGCCAGTCCGTCCGCCTCCCCCAGCCCTACGCCGGTAAAGGAGATCCAAGCCATCGACAAAGGAACGCTGCTTAAGAAAGAAGGCAGCCGCTGGCTGATCACGGAATACCGGTCCGGCAAGGACTCCCCTTCGGTTGAAGCCATCTGGTTCACCGTTACCGATAAAACCGCTTTGCAGGACAGCAAGGGCAAAAGCCTTACGGCCGATAAGCTCCCGGTCGGAAGCCGGGTGAGTGCCTGGACCGGCGGGGCCATTGCCGAATCCTATCCCGGCCAGGCGGGGGCGGCCCGAATCGTCCTGCAGGAAGAGACCGGCCAAGGCTCCGAAGGCCGGATCAGCCGGTCGGAAGCCGTGCAGGCCGCTCTGAAGGCCCAGGCCGCGGGCTCCGCCATCTCGGCCGTGAAGTCCGCCTCCCTCGACGAAGCCAAGGGCGTCTGGACCGTCGAGCTCGTGACGCACGACGCTCCGGCCAAGCCGGCTGCCGTGCGCATCGACGCCGCCACCGGCAAGCCCGTCCGGACGCCGGTTGCCGAGAATGAAGCGTTCCGCGTGTTCTCCCCGGCCCCCGGCTCCACCCCCGCCTCTACCTTCACGGTGGAAGGGGAAGCCCGCGTCTTCGAGGCGGTTTTCCACTGGACCTTGGAGGACGGCCACAACGTTCTGGCCGAAGGGAATGTGACGGCGGACGGAGGAGCTCCCGCTTGGGGTCCTTTCCACTTCGACGTCACCTACAAGCAAGCGTCCCAGGAGAACATGATGCTCGTTCTGTATTGGGAGAGCGCCAAGGACGGGAAGCCGGCGAACCAGCTGGTCATCCCGCTGAAGGCTGCCGAGGGCCGAATTCGCCACATCGGCGAATAA
- a CDS encoding mannosyltransferase YkcB-related protein, with amino-acid sequence MNAIKKWEPGERPAAPGRTPGPALRRRFRLDPYVAAIALLAAFLNGFQIWTEHYANTYYTMTVASMLQSFHNFFFASLDSAGSVTVDKPPLTFWIQAASAYLFGVHGWSVILPQALAGVGSVFLMNALVKPAFGPAAGRIAALAMAATPVAVAVARTNNIDAMLVFTLLLATRVLFKAVNSGRLWTAVGAFALIGAAFNMKMLQAYMVLPAFYLFYLAASKRSWKIKAGHLAAATAVMLVLSTAWAVIVDSIPADKRPYIGSSSTNSVLELAFGYNGVSRLTGNQGPGGGRGGIPPGGTDGMPGAAAGSPGGQSSAADGGAGAGAAPGADGGQGGQAAAAGRTPGATGGQAAGDGGATGTGGAPGADGSGSGASAGQPSGFANDGQRSGRAGGDFGQGGPGGQGGQGGAFNTGTKGPLRLFQSELSGQASWLLPFVLFAVIGLLAGLRRRLLTRQHLESLFWLAWLLPVMGFFSIAGFFHQYYLIMMAPPIAALVGAGWNELWAQYRGGSGWRSWLLPAGVLATAAFAWFIMRPYDTVIGKGWSLGILLGGLAVSLLLALAPRLYHRLPVLAASLVGVVLFAGPLYWAATPITYGQNSMLPAAGPGGSAVSGPGGMGRFPGGMAQPGGDGTGRTGGMPGNASGAPADASGAPSGSAAIPGDAASGSYEGRQDGRNGGMPGGPGQESLNEKALAYLKEHNTGEEYLFAASDYGTAAPYIIDAGEKVISLGGFSGNDPVYTAAKLEELVSSGQVKYFMLSGRGMGGRGGSSELTAWIEEHGTLIPSEEWQGTAAGSASGSRTAANPNGSGAGGFPGSGNAQLYEVKL; translated from the coding sequence ATGAACGCCATAAAAAAATGGGAACCGGGGGAACGGCCCGCCGCACCGGGGAGGACCCCCGGGCCCGCACTCCGCCGCCGGTTCCGTCTGGATCCTTATGTGGCCGCCATCGCTCTGCTGGCAGCTTTTTTGAACGGCTTCCAGATCTGGACGGAGCATTATGCCAACACCTATTACACGATGACGGTCGCCAGCATGCTGCAGAGCTTCCATAACTTCTTCTTCGCTTCGCTGGACTCCGCCGGCTCGGTCACGGTGGATAAGCCGCCGCTTACCTTCTGGATTCAAGCCGCGAGCGCCTACCTGTTCGGCGTGCACGGCTGGAGCGTGATCCTGCCCCAGGCGCTGGCCGGCGTTGGCTCGGTCTTTCTGATGAACGCGTTGGTCAAGCCCGCGTTCGGGCCGGCCGCCGGACGGATCGCGGCACTCGCCATGGCGGCGACTCCGGTAGCCGTTGCCGTAGCGCGGACGAACAACATCGACGCCATGCTGGTCTTTACGCTCCTGCTGGCGACCCGTGTTCTGTTCAAGGCGGTGAACAGCGGCAGGCTGTGGACCGCCGTCGGAGCTTTTGCTCTGATCGGGGCAGCCTTCAATATGAAGATGCTTCAAGCGTACATGGTGCTGCCGGCCTTCTACCTGTTCTACCTGGCCGCGTCCAAGCGGAGCTGGAAAATCAAAGCGGGCCATCTCGCCGCAGCTACGGCCGTCATGCTCGTCCTATCGACCGCCTGGGCGGTGATCGTGGACAGCATTCCGGCGGACAAGCGCCCTTACATCGGCAGCTCCTCTACCAACTCCGTGCTGGAGCTGGCCTTCGGCTACAACGGCGTGTCCCGGCTGACGGGCAACCAGGGGCCGGGCGGGGGCCGGGGCGGCATACCTCCGGGCGGCACTGACGGCATGCCGGGAGCGGCGGCTGGAAGCCCAGGCGGCCAGTCGTCCGCTGCGGACGGAGGCGCGGGGGCCGGTGCAGCCCCCGGAGCGGACGGCGGTCAAGGCGGCCAGGCGGCTGCAGCCGGAAGAACGCCCGGTGCGACAGGCGGCCAAGCAGCTGGGGACGGAGGAGCCACGGGTACCGGAGGAGCTCCCGGAGCGGATGGCTCCGGCAGTGGAGCCTCCGCAGGCCAGCCGTCCGGTTTCGCGAATGACGGCCAGCGGTCCGGACGGGCCGGCGGGGATTTCGGCCAGGGCGGACCTGGCGGCCAGGGTGGCCAAGGCGGAGCCTTCAATACGGGGACGAAGGGACCTCTGCGGCTGTTCCAGTCGGAGCTGTCCGGCCAGGCAAGCTGGCTGCTGCCGTTCGTGCTTTTCGCCGTCATCGGGCTGTTGGCCGGGCTTCGCCGCCGTCTGTTGACCCGCCAGCATCTGGAGTCGCTGTTCTGGCTGGCCTGGCTGCTTCCGGTTATGGGCTTCTTCAGCATTGCGGGCTTCTTCCATCAATATTACCTGATCATGATGGCACCCCCTATAGCGGCCTTGGTCGGGGCCGGCTGGAACGAGCTCTGGGCGCAATACCGCGGGGGATCCGGCTGGCGGAGCTGGCTGCTTCCCGCAGGCGTTCTTGCCACCGCCGCCTTTGCCTGGTTTATCATGCGTCCCTATGACACGGTCATCGGCAAAGGATGGTCCCTCGGCATCCTGCTGGGCGGCCTTGCGGTCTCGCTTCTTCTCGCGCTGGCCCCCCGCCTTTATCACCGCTTGCCGGTGCTGGCCGCCTCTCTCGTCGGCGTGGTGCTGTTCGCCGGCCCTCTGTATTGGGCGGCTACGCCCATCACCTACGGCCAGAACAGCATGCTTCCGGCCGCCGGTCCCGGCGGGTCCGCGGTGTCGGGTCCCGGCGGCATGGGCCGGTTCCCGGGAGGCATGGCCCAGCCGGGCGGGGACGGCACGGGCCGAACCGGCGGGATGCCGGGGAACGCATCCGGTGCTCCGGCTGATGCTTCCGGCGCTCCGTCCGGCTCCGCGGCCATCCCGGGCGATGCCGCCTCCGGCAGCTACGAAGGCAGGCAGGACGGCCGCAACGGCGGCATGCCGGGAGGACCGGGCCAGGAATCGCTGAACGAGAAGGCGCTCGCTTACTTGAAGGAGCATAACACGGGCGAGGAATACCTGTTCGCGGCCTCCGATTACGGAACCGCCGCCCCCTATATTATTGATGCCGGCGAGAAGGTCATCTCGCTTGGGGGCTTCTCCGGCAATGACCCGGTCTACACCGCTGCGAAGCTCGAAGAGCTTGTTTCATCGGGGCAGGTGAAATACTTCATGCTGTCCGGACGCGGAATGGGAGGCCGGGGCGGCAGCTCGGAGCTGACCGCCTGGATTGAAGAGCACGGCACCCTTATCCCTTCGGAGGAATGGCAGGGAACCGCCGCCGGTTCGGCCTCCGGATCTCGGACCGCAGCAAACCCGAACGGAAGCGGAGCCGGAGGGTTTCCCGGTTCAGGGAACGCTCAGCTGTATGAGGTGAAACTATAA
- a CDS encoding uracil-DNA glycosylase, with amino-acid sequence MPDLPQDWLEQIGEEFKKPYYLKLRDFLKEEYRNRIIHPDMHDIFSALQFTPYREVKAVILGQDPYHGPNQAHGLSFSVKPGVAVPPSLQNIFKELHADLGLPVPNNGYLVPWAKRGVLLLNTVLTVRDGAANSHRGKGWELFTDEVIRAVSRREEPVVFLLWGANAQEKTKLIDTEKHHIIRSPHPSPLSAHRGFLGSRPFSRTNEFLQKIGAGGIDWRIADL; translated from the coding sequence ATGCCCGATTTGCCGCAGGACTGGCTGGAGCAGATAGGGGAGGAATTCAAGAAGCCCTATTACCTCAAGCTCCGCGACTTTCTTAAGGAAGAGTACCGCAACCGGATCATCCATCCGGATATGCACGATATTTTCTCGGCCCTGCAGTTCACGCCCTACCGCGAGGTGAAGGCCGTCATTCTTGGCCAGGACCCGTACCACGGGCCGAACCAGGCGCACGGGCTCAGCTTCTCGGTCAAGCCGGGAGTGGCCGTGCCGCCCTCGCTTCAGAACATCTTCAAGGAGCTGCACGCCGATCTGGGGCTTCCCGTCCCCAATAACGGCTATCTCGTTCCATGGGCGAAACGGGGGGTCCTGCTCCTGAACACGGTCCTCACCGTCCGGGACGGGGCCGCCAATTCCCACCGGGGCAAAGGCTGGGAGCTCTTCACCGATGAGGTGATCCGGGCGGTGAGCCGCCGGGAGGAGCCCGTCGTCTTCCTGCTCTGGGGCGCGAATGCCCAGGAGAAGACGAAGCTGATCGATACGGAGAAGCATCACATCATCCGCTCGCCTCATCCGAGCCCCCTCTCCGCGCACCGGGGGTTTCTGGGAAGCCGCCCTTTCTCCCGCACGAACGAGTTTCTGCAGAAAATCGGAGCGGGCGGGATCGACTGGCGTATCGCCGACCTGTAG
- a CDS encoding ABC transporter substrate-binding protein, with amino-acid sequence MQTEEQYLQLHALHPGAGGGEAVEMTLGELAELWFCTPRNVKIVIRKMTESGWLEWIPGRGRGHTSRVRFRADREEMLLAVTRELVHKGRLSTALDWINRYGSATEARTRFMEWLNDYFGYVKETDPGKGRERKVETLRFPLFRVIHRLDPAETIYAFDVFMLRQIFDTLLTYDAVKKEVLPGIAHYWEANADRTVWQLYLRRGVLFHHGREVEAEDVVYSLNRCRANGTHMTNRWLLKGVDRIETLDERGVRIRLAAPNHLFPRFLCFSPASILPRELLEEQGEAFFEKPVGTGPFRVETLMKDRCVLEANPGYYRGRAHLDRVEISILPAEHERSVHWDPRKGQLFINHGEFEPLPSVQDWEKILKVSDGCSLLTFNLNKEGPQQSKLFRKALHHLVDRGRMIRELGGDRLYPASGWLPGPETKEADVAYDPDQGRALLEQSGYNGEPLHLFLYGKHERDARWLAKHLASFGIRLEITVTTWAKLRNADRVRAADAILYEVCMEVEEVTLLEIYLRDGEYVRMHLSPEVRVRIEEMGERLVQLPEEEERADMFRKMEELLKEEGALLFLLHKELNTSYNRTLRGIQFNSLGWVDFKDLWFQHQR; translated from the coding sequence ATGCAAACAGAGGAGCAATATTTGCAGCTTCACGCCCTTCATCCGGGAGCCGGCGGCGGGGAGGCCGTGGAGATGACACTGGGGGAGCTTGCGGAGCTGTGGTTCTGCACCCCGCGAAACGTCAAGATCGTCATCCGCAAGATGACCGAGAGCGGCTGGCTGGAGTGGATCCCGGGCCGGGGCCGGGGACATACGTCCCGTGTCCGGTTTCGGGCGGACCGGGAGGAGATGCTGCTGGCCGTGACCAGGGAGCTCGTCCACAAGGGACGGCTCAGCACCGCGCTTGACTGGATCAACCGGTACGGCTCCGCCACGGAAGCCAGAACGAGGTTCATGGAATGGCTGAACGATTATTTCGGCTATGTGAAGGAAACGGACCCGGGGAAGGGCAGGGAGCGCAAGGTGGAGACGCTTCGCTTTCCGCTGTTCCGGGTGATTCACCGGCTCGACCCGGCCGAAACGATCTACGCCTTCGACGTCTTCATGCTGCGGCAGATTTTCGATACGCTGCTGACGTACGATGCCGTAAAGAAGGAAGTGCTGCCGGGCATCGCCCACTATTGGGAGGCGAACGCCGACCGGACCGTTTGGCAGCTGTATTTACGCCGCGGGGTGCTCTTTCACCACGGGCGGGAGGTGGAAGCGGAGGACGTGGTCTACTCCTTGAACCGCTGCCGGGCGAACGGGACCCACATGACCAACCGCTGGCTGCTGAAAGGCGTCGACCGAATCGAGACCCTGGACGAACGGGGGGTCCGGATCCGCCTTGCCGCTCCCAACCACCTATTCCCGCGGTTTCTGTGCTTCTCGCCGGCTTCCATCCTCCCCCGGGAGCTGCTGGAAGAGCAGGGGGAGGCGTTCTTCGAGAAGCCGGTCGGCACGGGACCCTTCCGGGTCGAAACGCTTATGAAGGACCGGTGCGTGCTGGAAGCCAACCCCGGCTATTACAGGGGAAGGGCGCATCTCGACCGGGTGGAGATCAGCATACTCCCGGCGGAGCACGAGCGCTCCGTTCATTGGGACCCGAGGAAAGGGCAGCTGTTCATCAACCATGGGGAATTCGAGCCGCTCCCTTCGGTTCAGGATTGGGAGAAGATCCTGAAAGTCAGCGACGGCTGTTCCCTGCTTACCTTCAACCTCAACAAAGAAGGCCCCCAGCAGAGTAAGCTCTTCCGGAAGGCCCTTCACCATCTCGTGGACCGGGGACGGATGATCCGCGAGCTTGGCGGAGACCGCCTCTATCCCGCCTCGGGCTGGCTGCCCGGACCGGAGACGAAGGAAGCCGACGTGGCCTATGATCCCGATCAGGGCCGGGCTCTTCTGGAGCAGTCCGGGTATAACGGGGAGCCGCTTCACTTGTTCCTGTACGGAAAGCATGAAAGGGATGCCCGCTGGCTGGCCAAGCACTTGGCCTCCTTCGGGATCCGGCTGGAGATCACCGTTACCACCTGGGCCAAGCTCCGGAACGCCGATAGGGTCCGGGCGGCAGACGCCATTCTCTATGAAGTGTGCATGGAGGTGGAGGAGGTCACCCTGCTGGAGATCTACTTGCGGGACGGCGAGTATGTCCGGATGCACCTTAGTCCGGAGGTGCGGGTGAGGATCGAGGAGATGGGGGAACGCCTGGTTCAGCTTCCGGAGGAAGAGGAACGGGCGGATATGTTTCGCAAGATGGAGGAGCTTCTTAAGGAGGAAGGGGCCCTGCTGTTTCTGCTGCACAAGGAGCTGAACACGTCTTACAACCGTACCCTTAGAGGCATTCAGTTCAATTCGCTTGGCTGGGTGGATTTCAAGGATCTGTGGTTTCAGCACCAGCGGTAA
- a CDS encoding glycosyltransferase family 2 protein — translation MNRVTYSVIVPMYNEEAVIEETYRRLKKVMSGTGASYELLFVNDGSRDRCPAIIRDYAYWDDTVKLIDFSRNFGHQIAITAGMDYAEGEAVIIIDADLQDPPELIYDMIAKWREGYEVVYAQRMKRNGETWFKKSSASLFYRLLRASTEIDIPVDTGDFRLMDRKVVEEMKKLPENNRFVRGLVSWVGFRQTSVEYERDERLAGETKYPLKRMIKLCLDGITSFSIKPLKLSGYLGALLSASGFLYLLYVLYLAVFTDETLRGWASLVSVMLLFNGFILLMLGIMGEYIGRIYDETKGRPLYVVREVYGMRDGDKPGRTPLVVNR, via the coding sequence ATGAACAGGGTAACTTATTCCGTAATCGTTCCTATGTACAATGAAGAGGCCGTCATCGAGGAAACTTACCGCCGGCTCAAAAAGGTCATGAGCGGAACCGGAGCTTCCTACGAGCTTCTCTTCGTAAACGACGGCAGCCGGGACCGCTGCCCCGCCATCATCCGGGATTACGCCTATTGGGACGATACGGTCAAGCTCATCGATTTCTCCCGCAATTTTGGGCATCAGATCGCCATCACGGCGGGCATGGATTATGCGGAGGGCGAGGCCGTCATCATCATCGATGCGGACCTTCAGGATCCGCCGGAGCTCATTTATGACATGATCGCCAAATGGAGAGAAGGCTACGAGGTCGTTTATGCCCAACGGATGAAGCGCAACGGGGAGACCTGGTTCAAGAAAAGCTCCGCCAGCCTGTTTTACCGGCTTCTGAGAGCCTCCACCGAAATCGACATTCCCGTGGATACGGGGGATTTTCGCCTGATGGACCGCAAGGTGGTGGAGGAGATGAAGAAGCTCCCCGAGAACAACCGCTTCGTCAGGGGGCTTGTGAGCTGGGTCGGCTTCCGGCAGACCTCCGTGGAGTACGAGCGGGACGAACGGCTCGCCGGAGAAACGAAGTATCCCCTGAAGCGGATGATCAAGCTGTGCCTGGACGGGATCACCTCTTTCTCCATCAAGCCGCTTAAGCTGTCCGGGTACCTCGGGGCTCTTCTGTCGGCAAGCGGATTTCTCTACCTGCTGTATGTGCTGTATCTGGCCGTCTTCACGGACGAGACGCTGCGCGGCTGGGCTTCGCTTGTGAGCGTGATGCTGCTTTTTAACGGATTCATTCTTCTCATGCTCGGGATTATGGGCGAATACATCGGGCGCATTTACGACGAGACGAAGGGCCGGCCCTTATACGTGGTCCGGGAAGTGTATGGCATGAGGGACGGGGATAAACCGGGAAGAACGCCGCTCGTCGTCAACCGGTAA
- a CDS encoding AAA family ATPase has protein sequence MFLRRLEIIRNEEADPSRYPFSIPAVRSLDALTFRTNVTFFAGENGSGKSTLLEAVAYQCGFNTAGGGRNNTYEADASHSALGDALRLSWLPKITNGFFLRAETFHQFATHLETMPESLRYYGGRSLHKQSHGEAFLSLFANRFGGKALYLLDEPEAALSPARQLALLRIIKDREGDAQFLIATHSPILLGYPGAQILDFDAQPVREIAYEDTLHYIVTRRFLENRQAVLRELFEED, from the coding sequence ATGTTTCTGCGCAGGCTTGAAATCATACGAAACGAAGAGGCCGACCCTTCCCGCTATCCTTTTTCGATTCCGGCGGTTAGAAGCCTCGACGCTCTCACCTTCCGGACGAATGTCACTTTCTTCGCAGGGGAGAACGGCTCCGGCAAATCCACTTTGCTTGAGGCGGTCGCTTATCAGTGCGGCTTTAACACGGCCGGAGGCGGCCGGAATAACACCTATGAAGCAGACGCGTCGCATTCGGCGCTTGGGGATGCCCTTCGTCTGTCATGGCTGCCGAAAATCACGAACGGCTTCTTCCTGCGGGCGGAAACCTTCCATCAATTTGCCACGCATCTCGAAACCATGCCCGAGAGCCTTAGGTATTACGGCGGACGCTCGCTTCACAAGCAGTCGCATGGGGAAGCGTTCCTGTCCCTGTTCGCCAACCGTTTCGGAGGAAAGGCCCTCTACCTGCTTGACGAGCCCGAGGCCGCCCTCTCTCCGGCCCGCCAGCTGGCGCTTCTGCGGATCATCAAGGATCGGGAGGGGGACGCCCAGTTCCTCATCGCCACTCATTCCCCGATTCTGCTGGGCTATCCCGGTGCGCAGATTCTCGACTTTGATGCCCAGCCGGTAAGAGAAATCGCCTACGAGGACACGCTGCATTACATCGTCACCCGCCGCTTTCTGGAGAACCGGCAGGCCGTGCTTCGCGAGCTGTTTGAAGAGGACTGA
- a CDS encoding hemolysin family protein, with amino-acid sequence MTMEFVVLILLIVLNAFFAASEIALISLNDNKIKAMAEGGHKKAKLLQNLLSEPSRFLATIQIGITLAGFLASAFAAENFSGRFADFLQSTGVPLADNVLETISLIVITLVLSYFTLVLGELVPKRLAMQKAETIAMFAATPLTLLLKIASPFVKLLTLSTNLLVRMFGVDPNADKEQVTEEEIRMMVDVGNENGAIQETERMMINNIFDFDNITVSDIITHRKNVVCLPHDAKLGEVARLVQEEQYTRLPVYQENVDNIIGILHVKDLIPFIEEGKAGSFQVEKLMRPPYFVPMSKPADDLFKEMQRDKVHLAVAIDEYGGMGGIVTIEDLLEEIVGNIFDEHDEEESEIEQLDERTYRISGLTPLRTVNELLKMELPHEDYDTLSGFLTGQLGRIPAEGEQPEIDFNGLVFTVEAVDEKRISQIRVSRTE; translated from the coding sequence TTGACTATGGAATTCGTGGTTCTTATCCTGTTGATTGTGTTGAACGCTTTCTTTGCCGCTTCGGAAATCGCCTTGATCTCGCTGAACGATAACAAGATCAAAGCGATGGCGGAGGGAGGCCACAAGAAAGCGAAACTGTTGCAGAATCTTCTTAGCGAGCCTAGCCGTTTCCTCGCTACCATCCAGATTGGAATTACCCTGGCCGGCTTCCTGGCCAGTGCTTTTGCGGCGGAGAACTTCTCCGGCCGGTTTGCTGATTTTCTCCAGAGTACAGGGGTTCCCTTGGCGGATAACGTGCTGGAGACGATTTCCTTGATCGTCATTACCCTGGTGCTTTCCTACTTTACCTTGGTGCTGGGCGAGCTGGTGCCGAAGCGGCTCGCGATGCAGAAGGCCGAGACGATCGCCATGTTTGCGGCGACCCCGCTGACCCTGCTGTTGAAGATTGCCTCTCCGTTCGTCAAGCTGCTGACCTTGTCGACCAACCTGCTGGTGCGGATGTTCGGCGTTGATCCGAATGCCGACAAAGAGCAGGTGACGGAGGAAGAGATCCGGATGATGGTCGACGTCGGCAATGAGAACGGGGCCATTCAGGAAACCGAACGCATGATGATTAATAATATTTTTGATTTCGATAATATCACGGTTTCCGATATCATCACCCACCGGAAGAATGTCGTCTGTCTCCCGCATGATGCGAAGCTTGGGGAAGTGGCCCGCCTGGTTCAGGAAGAGCAGTACACCCGGCTGCCGGTCTATCAGGAGAACGTCGACAACATCATCGGGATTCTGCACGTCAAGGATCTCATTCCTTTCATCGAGGAAGGGAAAGCCGGAAGCTTTCAGGTGGAGAAGCTTATGCGCCCTCCTTATTTCGTTCCCATGTCCAAGCCGGCCGATGACCTGTTCAAGGAAATGCAGAGGGACAAGGTTCATCTCGCGGTGGCGATTGATGAATACGGCGGCATGGGCGGAATCGTCACGATCGAGGATTTGCTGGAGGAGATCGTAGGCAATATTTTCGACGAGCACGACGAGGAAGAGAGCGAAATCGAACAGCTCGACGAGCGGACTTACCGGATCAGCGGACTCACGCCCCTGAGAACGGTGAACGAGCTGCTCAAGATGGAGCTGCCCCATGAGGACTACGACACGTTGAGCGGCTTTCTGACGGGCCAGCTGGGAAGAATCCCCGCCGAGGGCGAGCAGCCGGAGATCGATTTCAACGGCCTCGTGTTCACGGTGGAGGCGGTTGATGAGAAGCGGATCAGCCAAATCCGGGTAAGCCGAACTGAATAA